DNA sequence from the Calidithermus timidus DSM 17022 genome:
GCCAAGTGGTGGATCCCCGACGCCTTCGTCTTCGTGAGCGAAATTCCCCGCACCAGCACGGGTAAATTCCTCAAGGCCCAGCTTCGTGAGCAGTACAAGAACTGGCGGTGGGACTGAGTGCCGCCTTGCGCATTACGTCTTAAGTCGTACACAAGGCGTTGGTGCGTAATGCGTACGACGTATGGCAGCTGTGGGTCCCATCCCCGTGTCCTCGCGTGACGCATGACCCCCTATTGGGGGGAAGTAACGCTAGACTACTGGTGGATGCTTAGGCCCAAGGCCCAACTGTCGTCGGTGCTCGAGATCACCCCGCAATGGCTAAAAACGCGGGGGATCAAGGGCTTGTTGCTCGATCTGGACAACACCCTAGTGCCCTACAAATTCAAGGGCGAGCCTCCTGAGGAACTCGTCGCCTGGGTGAAGTCGCTCGAGGCTGCCGGGATCCGGGTGTTTCTGGTGTCCAACGCCCAGCACAAGCGCCTGAGGGCCTGGTCGGCCAAGCTGGGGGTAGAGGGCATCGGGCTGGCTGGCAAGCCCTGGTTTGGCATTCGCAAGGGGCTCAAACGCTTAGGGCTGTCCCCCTCTCAGGTGGCGATGGTGGGCGACCAGGTCTTCACCGACGTGCTGGGGGGCAACCTGGCCGGGGTCTATACCATTCTGGTGACGCCCATTTCTCAGAAGGAGCTAGGCTACACCAAGCTGATACGGCGTTTAGAACGTCTGATTCTCAAACTATAGGGGTAGGTGGGTGGATGAACGTACTGACCATTGGTGACAAGCGACTCGGGGCGGCTTTGCTGGACATGGGCCTCCTCGAGGATGAAGAACTCCAGCGCGCATTGGAACAGCACCGTGAGGTCGGCGGTACCCTCAGCGACGTGATCGTCGAGCTGGGCCTGCTCTCCGAGCGCCGCATCGCCCAGGCCATCGAGGAGACCTTTGGGGTGCCCCTGGTCGAGCTGGCCAACCTGGAGATTCCCCCCGAGATCAAGGCCTTGGTGCCCGCCGAGAAGGCCAAGACCCTCGAGGCCATCCCCTTCGCACTGGAGGGGGGCAGCCTGCGGGTGGCGCTGATGAACCCCCTCGACAACCTGGTGCTCGAAGAGCTCGAGGACATCACCGGGCAGATCATCGAGCCCTACCAGACGACGCGTTCCTCCTTCAACTACGCCCTGGCCAAGAACTACCCCGAACTCGGCCTGACCGTGCCCGAGGCCCCCAAGCCCAGCAGCGAGAGCGAGATGCGACTGGGCGACCTGCTCGTGGAAAAGGGCTTCGTCGACCGCGATACCCTCGAGCAGGCTCTGGTGCAGCAGGAGAAGACTGGCGAGCTGTTGGGCCGCATCCTGCTGCAAAGCGGCGCCATCAGCGAGTCTCAGCTCTTCCAGGTCCTGGCCGAGCGCGCGGGTATTGAGTTCCGCGAACGCGTCGACGACCTCGAGCTGCAGATGGAGGTCGCCGCGTTGCTGCTGCGGGCCGACGCCCTGCGTTACCAGGCGGTGCCGGTGCGACAGGACGGTACCCAGGTGCTGGTCGTGCTCTCCGACGTCCGCCACATCGAGGCCATTCGCGCGGCCATCGCCCGCCCGGTGCGCTTCGTGCTGACGCTGCCGAAGTCCTGGGAAGCCCTCTTCGCCAAGGCCTATCCCGAGAAGTCGCGCTTGGGCGAGGCCCTGGTGCAGGAGGGCAAGATCGGGCGCGAGGCGTTGCAGGAGGCGCTGAGCGTGCAGCGGCGCATGGGCAAGATCCGCCCGCTGGGCGAGGTGCTCGTCGAGCTGGGTTACATCACCCAGGAGGACGTCGAGGACGCGCTCAACAAGCAGCGCCAGGGAGGTAAGAAGCTCGAGGACACCCTGGTGCAGTCGGGCAAGATCAAGCCGGAGATGCTGGCCAAGAGCCTCTCGGCCCAGCTCGGCTACCCCTACATCGACCCCGTGGAGACCCCGCCGGACCCCTCGGTCATCACGCTGGTGCCCGAGTCCACCGTGCGGCGCTACACCATCTTCCCCCACCACCTCGAGAACGGCAGCACCTTGGTGGTGCTGATGAAAGACCCCCGCAACATCCTGGCCGTCGACGACCTCAAGATGATCACCCGCAAGGAGATCCTCCCCGCCGTCTCCACCGAAGCCGCCATCACCAAGCTGATCGAGCGCTTCTACGGCGGGTCGGGTGAGATCGACGAGCTGGCCAAGGAGTTCGAGAAGAAGCGGCAGGCCCGCGAAGAGACGGTCGATACCAGCGCCCTCGACGACAACGCGGTCGTCAAGCTGGTCAACACCATCATCCGCGAAGCCTTCTTGCAAGACGCCTCCGACATCCACATCGAGCCGCGCCAGACCGACCTCGTCGTGCGCATCCGCGTAGATGGGGTGTTGCGCGAGTACATGAAGCTGCCCAAGGGGGCCGGGCCGGCATTGGCGAGCCGCGTGAAGATCATGGCCAACCTCGACATCGCCGAGCGGCGTCTGCCGCAGGACGGGCGCGTGCGCTACAAGGACCGCAGCATCGACCTCGACCTGCGTCTGTCCACGCTGCCCACCGTCTACGGCGAGAAGATCGTCATGCGCCTGTTGCGCCGGGCCTCCGAGATCCCCGAGATCGAGGGGTTGGGCTTCGCCACCGGGGTCTTCCAGCGCTTCACCGACGTCATCGCCAAGCCCTACGGCATCTTCCTCATCACCGGGCCTACGGGCTCGGGCAAGTCCTTCACCACCTTCTCCATCCTCAAGCGCATCGCTACCCCCGACAAAAACACCACCACCATTGAAGACCCCGTCGAGTACGAGATCCCCGGCATCAACCAGACCCAGGTCAACCCGGTGGCGGGCCTGACCTTCGCCAGAGCCCTGCGCTCTTTCTTACGCCAGGACCCCGACATCATCATGGTCGGTGAGATTCGCGACTCCGAGACGGCCAAGATCGCCACCGAGGCCGCCCTCACCGGCCACCTGGTCATCGCCACGCTGCACACCAACGACGCTGCGGGCGCGGTGACCCGTCTGGACGAGATGGGGGTGGAGGCCTTCAACATCTCGGCTTCGCTGATCGGGGTACTGGCCCAGCGTCTGGTGCGGCGGATCTGCGAAAACTGCAAGCAGGAGGTTGTGCCCGACCCCGACGTGCTGCGGCGCCTCGAGCTGCGCGAGAGCGACATCAAGGGCAAGGTGCTCTACAAGGGCACCGGCTGCGAGCGCTGCAACGGCACGGGCTACAAGGGTCGCGCTGCCATCCACGAGCTGATGGTCGTTGACGACGACGTGCGCCACGCCATTGTGGCCGGCAAGACCGCCACCGAGATCAAGGAGATCGCCCGCAAAGGCGGTATGGCCACCCTGCGCGAGGACGGCATCACCAAGGCCTTCCAGGGCATCACCACGCTCGAGGAAGTGATGGCCAAGACCAACGAGTAGTGGCAGATGCCGATCTTGAACACCCAAAGTCCCGGCGTGCTGGTAGAACAGGACTAGCGGAGGACACAATGCTCAAAGCGCCCGATATTGTAGATCTCTTGACCCTGGCGGTGGACCGGGGCGCGAGTGACCTGGTGATCACCGTGGGTTTACCGCCCATGATCAAGGTGGACGGCGAATTTCACCCTTCCGAACACGAACCCCTCACCCCCCAGGACACCCGCCGCCTGATGTACGCGCTGATGGACGAGAAGCAACAGCGCTCCTTCGAGGAGGAAAAGGAGCTCGACTTCTCCTTCAGCCTGCCCAATAAGGGCCGTTACCGCG
Encoded proteins:
- a CDS encoding YqeG family HAD IIIA-type phosphatase — translated: MLRPKAQLSSVLEITPQWLKTRGIKGLLLDLDNTLVPYKFKGEPPEELVAWVKSLEAAGIRVFLVSNAQHKRLRAWSAKLGVEGIGLAGKPWFGIRKGLKRLGLSPSQVAMVGDQVFTDVLGGNLAGVYTILVTPISQKELGYTKLIRRLERLILKL
- a CDS encoding ATPase, T2SS/T4P/T4SS family codes for the protein MNVLTIGDKRLGAALLDMGLLEDEELQRALEQHREVGGTLSDVIVELGLLSERRIAQAIEETFGVPLVELANLEIPPEIKALVPAEKAKTLEAIPFALEGGSLRVALMNPLDNLVLEELEDITGQIIEPYQTTRSSFNYALAKNYPELGLTVPEAPKPSSESEMRLGDLLVEKGFVDRDTLEQALVQQEKTGELLGRILLQSGAISESQLFQVLAERAGIEFRERVDDLELQMEVAALLLRADALRYQAVPVRQDGTQVLVVLSDVRHIEAIRAAIARPVRFVLTLPKSWEALFAKAYPEKSRLGEALVQEGKIGREALQEALSVQRRMGKIRPLGEVLVELGYITQEDVEDALNKQRQGGKKLEDTLVQSGKIKPEMLAKSLSAQLGYPYIDPVETPPDPSVITLVPESTVRRYTIFPHHLENGSTLVVLMKDPRNILAVDDLKMITRKEILPAVSTEAAITKLIERFYGGSGEIDELAKEFEKKRQAREETVDTSALDDNAVVKLVNTIIREAFLQDASDIHIEPRQTDLVVRIRVDGVLREYMKLPKGAGPALASRVKIMANLDIAERRLPQDGRVRYKDRSIDLDLRLSTLPTVYGEKIVMRLLRRASEIPEIEGLGFATGVFQRFTDVIAKPYGIFLITGPTGSGKSFTTFSILKRIATPDKNTTTIEDPVEYEIPGINQTQVNPVAGLTFARALRSFLRQDPDIIMVGEIRDSETAKIATEAALTGHLVIATLHTNDAAGAVTRLDEMGVEAFNISASLIGVLAQRLVRRICENCKQEVVPDPDVLRRLELRESDIKGKVLYKGTGCERCNGTGYKGRAAIHELMVVDDDVRHAIVAGKTATEIKEIARKGGMATLREDGITKAFQGITTLEEVMAKTNE